The genomic DNA AACTCAAAAAGGACTCATTCAGCTATTGAATACAATACTCCGAGAGAGAAACTGGAACTATATTATAAAGAAATGGAGCAATGTGCTTAACTTTTTGTGTAGAAAAAGGTGGAAAGTCCATAATAGGGTGTTGGAAAATTGCGAACTGACATTCGAGAGATTAAAGTTAAGTCTTCCTGACAAAAAACGACCATTCTATGAAAAGCTAAATATTGATAATACAAGGGGGGCTCTTGTTTACGGTCAACGGGGAGTGGGAAAAACTACATTTCTTCTTGATAAAATTCGGAACAAAAATTTCCTGTATTTCAGTGCGGATAATCCTCTGATTTCATCCCTCCCTCTGTACGATTTTGTGCAGGAAATATTTAAGAAAGGTTATGAAGGTATCGTTATTGACGAGATTCACCATTCAAACAGCTGGAGCTTGAATGTAAAAGCTCTCTTTGATGATTACCCTGATAAATATATATGGATCAGTGATAGCAGCAATCTTATGCTGAAAAAATCTGTCGCTGATTTATCCAGAAGATTTGTGCAGTACCGGATTCCCATGCTTTCGTTTCGTGAATATGTGTACTTAGTTACAGGTAGGTTAACAGAAAAAATTGATATTTTTAATTTTCAAAAATCATTTTTATCAGATATAAGCGAACTCAATATTTTAAAATTGTTTAATGATTATCTCGATTTTGGAATAAGACCTATTTTTTTTGAGGGTGAATACTGTTCCAGATTAAAAAATCTGATTGGAAAATCTCTCTATAGTGACATACCTTTTTATGTTAAATCTATCCAGGACAGCCATTTGAGGTTAATGAATGCTATTATCGGACATCTTTTGATTTCACCTGTACCTACTATAAATGTTTCAGGAATGTGCAGTGAATGGGGAATAGGTAAAGAAAAATTATATGATATTCTATATGTTATGGAACATTCGGAGCTGATTAACATTGTGCGGAAAAAAAATAAACACAACTATTCAAAAGGGTCAAAAATATTTTTATCTGACCCTTCTTGTTACCATTGTTTCAGAGGAGATATCGGAAATGTAAGAGAGGCCTTTTTTGTGTTGTCGATGAAGGAATTGTACGAGTTATACGCAAGTGATGATGAAAAAGAGTGTGATTATATTGTAAATAATAAAAAATTTGAAATCGGCGGCAGAAATAAAAAACGAAAAAATGCTGAGTATATCGTATCTGATGATTTAGACATTCCGTTGGGCAACAGACTGCCCCTCTGGATGGCAGGTTTTCAATATTGATTAAGATGGATGTGGGAAAGATATGGGTTCAACATTTAATGTCTGCCCACTCAACCAATAACCGGTACACTAATACACCACCTTCCCCATCTCACAATCTCTCTATCTCCCCAGTTCACTATCTCCAGCCATCGTCCTGAAAATATATTTGTTTAAAATTGATATTAATATGACTGCCAGAAGAATACGCACGCCGATGATAATAAAACCGTTTGCTCCCACAGCGACAAAAAGAAGTGTATCTTCAAAAACGGCGTGACATACGGCAAGAAAATATGATGTCAGAGCGATATCTTTGCTGTTCATCTTCCTTTCCTGCACATTTTTCAGAAGAATTCCGGCACCGTAGGCAATCCCCAGAACAATCCCCACCACCATAGTAATTGAAGCATTGGATGATATTCCGATAGTCTGCATAGGTCTGTCTAAAAGTTTCTTAGTCCAATTGTAAAAGCGAGAATTTTCATAAAACTCGTATACGATTAAAAGCAGTGTAATAATTATAAATATTTTAAGACTTAAAAGGCACGCTTCAATTACCGATTGTGTTATATTTAAGTCCATAAAATATTTACTCCCATGGCGGCTACACAGGCTGTCGCAATTCTAAGGATTACTACGGAATAAGCTTTAACACCTGAGCGGCTGAGAATTATCGTCTCTATAACAAGATTGTGCGCGATTCCGAGAAATAGTCCTATTATTGTGATTTCTTTTACAGAGAGTGAAAGCGGAGCCATGGCGGCAATTGCCGGATACAGGTTAAGCAGCATTCCGGATATAATTGCAACTGCAGCTTCACTCGGCAAACCCAGGACTCCCATTACCGGTTTGAAAACAAGACTGATTTTACTCAAATAGCCGCTCTGCTCCAGAACATCCACGATAACGTAAAAGGGCAGCATGTAAACAATAATCTTTGTACTTATTTTCAGACCGTTTCTCAGGCCGTTTTTTATGTTGTTTACAAATTCCATAGCAGGTGATATTAGAGTAATTCAGCTGAATATGCAATCAGAATATAAAGGGAGCGGAATGTGATTGTTTACGGCAAGAATCCTTTTTTGGAAGCTTTGAAAACGGGCAATATACGTAAAGCATATATAAAGGAAACTGATGAGTATAAAAACATTCTGATAAAAAACAAAATTACTTTTGATGTTTTAAAAAACGCTGAATTCAATGAAAAATTCGGTCTTGAAGCACAAGGGGTGGCTTTTGAATCAAACCTGAAATTTAAAGATGAGTATGAGATAGATACCGACCTCTCTTCACTTAAAATAGCAGTTCTGGATCATATACAGGATCCTCAGAATTTCGGCGCTATTATACGTTCAGGTCACTGTTTTGGAATAAATCATTTTGTTGTCGCAAAAAATAACCAGGTGAACATTACTCCGGCGGTGGTTAAAGCAAGTGCAGGCAGCATCTTCCATGTAAATTTATATATGGCTGTTAATATTGCCCGGTTTTTGGAAAGACTTAAAAAAGAAAATTTTTTTGTATATGCTGCTGATGTTAATGCTTCCCTTGCATTAAAGAATGTGAGCTTTGCTGAAAAATCCGTTGTAATATTAGGCTCAGAAGGCAAAGGGATAAGGCCTAATGTTTTAAAAAGGGCTGATGAAAGATTTTACATTCCCATGTACGGCAAAATTGATTCTCTCAATGTTTCCCAGAGTGCAACTATTGTTTTTTACCATATGCACTATTTCTAAAGTTTCTGCATTATCTATCAAAACCTTTTAGTAACCATCTGAAATAATTTTCGCCTCAGGGCTGACCGTGGTTTTTATTTAACATTTTCCTTATTAAAAGAAATGATTCATTTTTAACAATCTGTTATAATTTGAATAAGAATACAAGTTTCCCACTGGCGTGTAATCAGTGCAGGTGGGAAATTTAAGTAAGATATTATTCAAGGAGACGGGATGAAGGCATTTTTGCTTTCTAAAGAAGATACTTTAAAAAGACTGAATTCTTCAGTTAAAGGGCTTATTTCCTCAGAAGCTGAGAAAAGATTGAAAAGATACGGGTTGAACAAACTGCCTGAAGAGAAAAGGGTAAATATCCTAAAAATATTCCTCACCCAGTTTAAAAGCCCGTTGATTTATGTTCTACTTCTGGCCGCCGTTGTCAGTATTGTGATAGGCCATATGACCGATGCGGTTTTTATATTTGCCGTACTAATGATAAATGCCCTGATCGGCACGTTTCAGGAGTTCAGTGCCTGGAAAAAATCCACTGCTCTTAAAGACAAAGTGAAGACAGTCTGTCAGGTGTTAAGAGACGGGAGTAAGATTACCGTTGAAAGCGAAAACATAACGCTGGGTGATATTGTCTTTTTGGAGTCGGGCTCCAAGGTTCCCGCTGATATCAGACTGATTGAGGAAAGGAAGCTGAAAGTTGATGAATCGCTGCTTACCGGTGAAAGTGTCGAAGTGGAAAAAGACCCTGAAGCTGTTTACCATGATGAATCCATTCCTGTTGCCGACAGGAAAAATATGCTTTTTGCCGGCTCTTATGTGGCTGCGGGAAGAGCCACAGGCGTTGTCAGTGATATAGGCGAAAACACGGAAGTTGGTAAGATTGCCGCCCTGCTGGCATCTTCGGAAAGCGGTAAATCACCGTTGATTACCCGGATGGAAAAATTCTCGCTTCATCTTGTGTATATTATTCTGGGTGTGGTTCTTCTTTTCGCTGTTATCGGTATGATGCGTGGTATGGGGCTGACCGATCTGTTTTTCTTTTCCGTGGCTCTTGCAGTAGCAGCTATTCCTGAAGGACTTCCTGTTGCCATCTCAATAGCTTTGACGGCGGGCGGTATTGCTATGAGCAAGCGCAATGTTATTATCCGCAAACTGGCTTCTATAGAAAGCCTGGGCTCATGTACACTGATAGCAAGCGATAAAACCGGGACATTGACGAAAAATGAGCTTACCGTCAAACATTTTATTAATCCCCGGGGTGAAAATCTTAATTGGGATGAAATTCCGATTCAGGCAAAACAGGCCTTTTATTTCTGCAATGAAGCTTCCGCAGTCATTAATGACGGATGGGAGTTTTTTGGTGATCAGGTGGATGTGGCTTTGCTGAAGTTTATCAGGGAAAATGATGAGAAATTTCTTCAAAAGCTTTACGGGTGCAGGAAAATTGATGAAATACCTTATGAGCCTGTTAACGGTTTTGCTGCAGCATCTACGGAAATTGATAAAGAAATATACCATTTTGCCAAAGGGTCTGCAGAAAATATTCTTGAATTTTGTTCTTTGAATAATGAGGACAAAACAAGTATTATTCTTGAAGTGGATTCGTGGGCTGCTAAAGGGTACAGGACGATTGCATTTGCCTGCAAAAAAAGCTCAACGAATGGTGTAGACCTGGAGAAAATGACATTTCTGGGGTTTGTTGCAATAATTGATCCGCTGAGAGAAGGAGTGAAAGAAGCCATACAGGACGCTTTTAAGGCAGGAATCAAGGTTATTATGATTACAGGGGATCATCCGGCTACTGCCTATACTATTGCAGAAGAACTGGGGGTTGTTTCAGATTTTAATGAAGTAATTAACGGTTATGATTTAGCCAAAATAGAGGATTTCGAAGAGAAAAAACGCATAGTTTTAAATAAAAACGTTTTTGCCAGGATAAGTCCGGAGCAGAAGAAAGAGCTTGTATCAATATTTGAAGATGCCGGACATTTCATTGCCGTAACCGGAGACGGCGTAAACGATGCCCCTGCTCTGAAATATGCCAATGTCGGTGTCAGTATGGGCAAAAGCGGGACTGATGTGGCCAGGGAGTCATCGGATGTTGTTATTACGGATGATCATTTTCAGTCCATTGTAAACGGAATAGAAGAGGGCAGAATAGCGTATGATAATATAAGAAAGATTATTTTTCTTCTTATATCAACGGGTGCTGCTGAGATAATACTGGTTACATTTTCCGTTGTGTTTAATACCCCAATGTCCCTTACCCCGCTTCAAATACTATGGCTTAATCTGGTAACCAACGGAGTGCAGGACGTTGCACTTGCCCTTGAAAAAGGTGAGCCGGGCGTTCTTAAGCGTAAACCCCGCTCACCTGATGAAGGAATTTTTGATTCAATTATGATCAGAAGGGTTTTGATGTCTGGATTGTATATGGGACTGGTAGCATTCGGGGCGTTTTATTTCTTTTATTCCAGCGGATATTCTGTTTTTGAGTCAAGAAATTATGCTCTTCTTCTTATGGTGCTTTTTGAAAATGTTCATGTATTTAACAGCAGATCTGAAACGCTTCAGATTTGGAAAATCAAGCTTTTTGAAAATAAATTTTTGGTACCGATGGTACTCTTTGCTCAATTGGTACATATTGCAAGTATGCATATTCCTGTAATGCAGGAAGTTCTTGATGTGCAGCCTGTGGGTATAAACACCTGGATTGTATTGCTGCTTATTGCTACAGGACTGTTGATTTTGATGGAGTTTGATAAATGGGTGGCAAGAGGTGTAAGCCGTAATGGTAAGAGCCGTGATGCGTGACGCGTGATGGGTAATGAGTGAAATAAAAAAGTAGGGAGATAGTGAAAT from Flexistipes sp. includes the following:
- a CDS encoding nucleoside recognition domain-containing protein; translated protein: MEFVNNIKNGLRNGLKISTKIIVYMLPFYVIVDVLEQSGYLSKISLVFKPVMGVLGLPSEAAVAIISGMLLNLYPAIAAMAPLSLSVKEITIIGLFLGIAHNLVIETIILSRSGVKAYSVVILRIATACVAAMGVNILWT
- a CDS encoding nucleoside recognition domain-containing protein — translated: MDLNITQSVIEACLLSLKIFIIITLLLIVYEFYENSRFYNWTKKLLDRPMQTIGISSNASITMVVGIVLGIAYGAGILLKNVQERKMNSKDIALTSYFLAVCHAVFEDTLLFVAVGANGFIIIGVRILLAVILISILNKYIFRTMAGDSELGR
- a CDS encoding ATP-binding protein, which translates into the protein MLENCELTFERLKLSLPDKKRPFYEKLNIDNTRGALVYGQRGVGKTTFLLDKIRNKNFLYFSADNPLISSLPLYDFVQEIFKKGYEGIVIDEIHHSNSWSLNVKALFDDYPDKYIWISDSSNLMLKKSVADLSRRFVQYRIPMLSFREYVYLVTGRLTEKIDIFNFQKSFLSDISELNILKLFNDYLDFGIRPIFFEGEYCSRLKNLIGKSLYSDIPFYVKSIQDSHLRLMNAIIGHLLISPVPTINVSGMCSEWGIGKEKLYDILYVMEHSELINIVRKKNKHNYSKGSKIFLSDPSCYHCFRGDIGNVREAFFVLSMKELYELYASDDEKECDYIVNNKKFEIGGRNKKRKNAEYIVSDDLDIPLGNRLPLWMAGFQY
- a CDS encoding cation-translocating P-type ATPase; the encoded protein is MKAFLLSKEDTLKRLNSSVKGLISSEAEKRLKRYGLNKLPEEKRVNILKIFLTQFKSPLIYVLLLAAVVSIVIGHMTDAVFIFAVLMINALIGTFQEFSAWKKSTALKDKVKTVCQVLRDGSKITVESENITLGDIVFLESGSKVPADIRLIEERKLKVDESLLTGESVEVEKDPEAVYHDESIPVADRKNMLFAGSYVAAGRATGVVSDIGENTEVGKIAALLASSESGKSPLITRMEKFSLHLVYIILGVVLLFAVIGMMRGMGLTDLFFFSVALAVAAIPEGLPVAISIALTAGGIAMSKRNVIIRKLASIESLGSCTLIASDKTGTLTKNELTVKHFINPRGENLNWDEIPIQAKQAFYFCNEASAVINDGWEFFGDQVDVALLKFIRENDEKFLQKLYGCRKIDEIPYEPVNGFAAASTEIDKEIYHFAKGSAENILEFCSLNNEDKTSIILEVDSWAAKGYRTIAFACKKSSTNGVDLEKMTFLGFVAIIDPLREGVKEAIQDAFKAGIKVIMITGDHPATAYTIAEELGVVSDFNEVINGYDLAKIEDFEEKKRIVLNKNVFARISPEQKKELVSIFEDAGHFIAVTGDGVNDAPALKYANVGVSMGKSGTDVARESSDVVITDDHFQSIVNGIEEGRIAYDNIRKIIFLLISTGAAEIILVTFSVVFNTPMSLTPLQILWLNLVTNGVQDVALALEKGEPGVLKRKPRSPDEGIFDSIMIRRVLMSGLYMGLVAFGAFYFFYSSGYSVFESRNYALLLMVLFENVHVFNSRSETLQIWKIKLFENKFLVPMVLFAQLVHIASMHIPVMQEVLDVQPVGINTWIVLLLIATGLLILMEFDKWVARGVSRNGKSRDA
- the rlmB gene encoding 23S rRNA (guanosine(2251)-2'-O)-methyltransferase RlmB, whose amino-acid sequence is MIVYGKNPFLEALKTGNIRKAYIKETDEYKNILIKNKITFDVLKNAEFNEKFGLEAQGVAFESNLKFKDEYEIDTDLSSLKIAVLDHIQDPQNFGAIIRSGHCFGINHFVVAKNNQVNITPAVVKASAGSIFHVNLYMAVNIARFLERLKKENFFVYAADVNASLALKNVSFAEKSVVILGSEGKGIRPNVLKRADERFYIPMYGKIDSLNVSQSATIVFYHMHYF